The following are from one region of the Cytobacillus firmus genome:
- a CDS encoding endonuclease produces the protein MLNRKRKGLLLSLILFAAILVVMQPIQDSITRAAAGDGSWSSPYSVSQGINAQNNTAKTVQGYVVGQPTATNTVITSGFPNDYALALADSPSETSTAKMLYVQIPSSFRSSFGLKSNPTLMGKKVKISGKLTAYFSHPGLKDGTAFEQDGGGTSDPDPGPGGYYDAANGKTGESLKSALHNIIDDHTEISYSNVWEALRETDEDPANPTNVILLYTGRSQGKFTNGSGVNDWNREHVWAKSHGDFGTAMGAGTDLHHLRPTDASVNSSRGNLDFDNGGSQHSEALGNYYDSDSWEPRDAIKGDVARMLFYMAVRYEGDSGEVDLELNNAVNNGSAPYHGKMSILLEWHKEDPVDDKERRRNEIIYSDYQHNRNPFIDHPEWASAIWE, from the coding sequence ATGCTGAATCGTAAGAGAAAAGGTCTGCTGTTATCGCTTATTCTATTTGCTGCCATTCTCGTTGTAATGCAGCCCATTCAAGATTCAATAACAAGGGCAGCTGCGGGAGATGGCTCCTGGTCATCACCTTATTCGGTTTCACAGGGTATCAATGCTCAAAATAACACTGCTAAAACTGTTCAAGGCTATGTGGTAGGACAGCCGACTGCAACCAATACGGTTATCACCAGCGGGTTTCCAAATGACTATGCCTTAGCGCTGGCGGATAGTCCATCAGAGACCAGCACGGCAAAGATGCTTTATGTTCAAATCCCATCCTCCTTTCGCTCAAGCTTTGGTCTGAAATCGAACCCAACGCTGATGGGAAAGAAAGTTAAGATAAGCGGGAAACTGACTGCCTATTTTTCTCATCCGGGACTTAAGGACGGAACAGCTTTTGAGCAGGATGGCGGCGGTACATCTGACCCGGATCCCGGACCTGGAGGATATTATGATGCTGCAAATGGAAAAACAGGTGAATCTTTAAAATCTGCTCTTCATAACATCATTGATGACCATACTGAAATTTCCTATTCCAATGTATGGGAAGCTCTTCGTGAAACAGACGAAGATCCGGCTAATCCGACTAACGTCATCCTTTTATATACCGGCCGTTCTCAGGGCAAATTCACCAATGGATCCGGGGTCAATGATTGGAACAGGGAACATGTGTGGGCTAAATCGCACGGAGATTTTGGCACAGCGATGGGGGCGGGAACTGACCTTCATCATTTGCGGCCAACAGATGCTTCTGTAAATAGTTCAAGAGGAAATCTTGATTTTGATAATGGTGGCTCCCAGCATTCTGAAGCACTTGGAAATTACTATGACTCAGATTCCTGGGAACCAAGGGATGCCATAAAAGGCGATGTAGCCCGAATGCTGTTTTATATGGCTGTCCGCTATGAAGGAGACAGCGGAGAAGTGGATCTGGAGCTAAACAATGCAGTAAATAACGGTTCTGCTCCTTATCATGGCAAAATGTCTATCCTGCTTGAATGGCATAAGGAAGATCCAGTCGATGATAAAGAACGGAGAAGAAACGAAATCATCTACTCTGATTACCAGCATAACCGCAATCCGTTTATAGACCATCCCGAGTGGGCATCTGCGATTTGGGAATAA
- a CDS encoding MerR family transcriptional regulator yields the protein MAEKAKVTKRTIDYYTSLGLLEAERSPSNYRYYDFSSIERIAFIEKCKADGLSLEEIKKKVISQFSEEVDVLELRLKIQDLEEDVTKALSQLKKSDPEKYEYVKKNISHESLSLIQSLLLLLN from the coding sequence TTGGCTGAAAAAGCAAAGGTTACAAAGCGAACGATTGATTATTATACTTCTCTGGGTCTTTTAGAAGCTGAACGTTCACCTTCAAATTATCGCTATTATGACTTTTCCTCCATCGAACGTATTGCTTTTATCGAGAAATGTAAAGCGGATGGTTTGTCACTCGAGGAAATCAAGAAAAAAGTCATCAGCCAATTTTCCGAAGAGGTAGATGTTCTTGAGCTAAGGCTAAAAATTCAGGATCTGGAGGAGGATGTGACGAAAGCACTTTCACAGCTGAAAAAATCAGATCCGGAAAAATATGAATACGTTAAAAAAAATATTTCACATGAAAGCTTATCATTAATTCAGTCACTGCTTTTATTGCTGAACTGA
- a CDS encoding heavy metal translocating P-type ATPase, whose translation MSEQAGIAEKETVTYRVQGFSUAGCAKTFEENVKRLDGVLDANVNFGASKITVTGKASMKAVEKAGAFENLKLRAENEKTVERESFWNQKSNYKVYLAALILTVSWFLSEQYGEDHLYPIAGYAAAIIIGGYTLFLKGFKNLARLNFDMSTLMTIAIIGAAVIGEWGEGAMVVILFAISEVLERFSMEKARQSIESLMDIAPKEALIKRANEEMRIHVDDIQIGDIMIVKPGEKLAMDGVVLKGTSSLNQAAITGESVPAVKTAGDEVFAGTLNEEGLLEIKVTKHSEDTTIAKIIHLVEEAQAEKAPSQQFVDKFARYYTPAIIVLAFLIAVVPPLFGGDWSEWIYQGLAALVVGCPCALVVSTPVAVVTAIGNAARNGVLIKGGIHLEETGALKSIAFDKTGTLTKGVPAVTDLITINGDERHLLQITAAIEKGSQHPLASAIMKKAEEIGADFTGLDIEDFTSITGKGIKAAVNGVLYYAGSPNLFEELHNGMESTIQKQIAELQIQGKTVMILGTASEILLLIAVADEIREHSKTVISKLNDMGIKTVMLTGDNHRTALEIGKQAGVSEIKADLLPQDKLAVIKELRAGHQSVAMVGDGVNDAPALAAASVGVAMGGAGTDTALETADIALMSDDLSKLPYTIKLSQKALGIIKQNITFSLGIKALALLLVVPGWLTLWIAIFADMGATLLVTLNSLRLFKIK comes from the coding sequence ATGTCTGAACAAGCTGGAATTGCGGAGAAAGAGACGGTAACCTACCGTGTTCAGGGCTTTTCCTGAGCAGGCTGTGCCAAGACGTTCGAAGAGAACGTGAAACGCCTGGATGGCGTTTTAGATGCGAATGTGAATTTTGGAGCTTCCAAGATAACTGTCACAGGGAAGGCTTCAATGAAGGCGGTCGAAAAAGCCGGAGCCTTTGAAAATCTGAAGTTGCGTGCAGAGAATGAAAAAACGGTCGAGCGAGAGTCATTCTGGAATCAGAAATCTAACTATAAAGTGTATTTAGCAGCGCTTATTCTTACTGTGAGCTGGTTTTTAAGCGAACAGTATGGAGAGGATCACCTATATCCGATCGCAGGGTATGCAGCAGCCATCATCATAGGCGGCTATACTTTATTCCTGAAAGGCTTCAAAAACCTTGCAAGATTGAATTTTGACATGAGCACCCTTATGACGATCGCCATTATTGGAGCAGCGGTCATTGGCGAGTGGGGAGAAGGAGCGATGGTTGTCATCCTTTTCGCCATCAGTGAAGTCCTTGAGCGCTTCTCAATGGAAAAAGCGAGACAATCCATTGAATCACTGATGGACATTGCCCCTAAAGAAGCATTGATCAAACGGGCCAATGAAGAAATGCGGATTCATGTGGATGATATTCAAATTGGTGACATCATGATTGTGAAGCCGGGAGAAAAATTGGCCATGGATGGCGTGGTCCTGAAAGGAACCTCTTCCCTGAACCAGGCAGCGATCACCGGAGAAAGCGTGCCAGCCGTTAAGACTGCAGGTGATGAGGTTTTTGCAGGAACACTAAATGAAGAGGGACTGCTTGAAATAAAAGTCACGAAGCATTCTGAAGATACCACCATCGCCAAAATCATCCATTTAGTGGAAGAGGCTCAGGCGGAAAAAGCGCCTTCCCAGCAGTTCGTTGATAAGTTTGCCAGGTATTATACGCCTGCCATTATTGTCTTAGCCTTTTTAATAGCGGTGGTTCCTCCGCTGTTTGGCGGGGATTGGAGCGAATGGATTTATCAGGGGCTGGCTGCACTGGTTGTCGGCTGTCCGTGTGCGCTAGTCGTGTCTACACCGGTTGCCGTCGTTACGGCCATCGGAAACGCGGCAAGAAATGGTGTCCTGATTAAAGGCGGCATCCACCTTGAGGAAACAGGGGCGCTTAAATCGATTGCATTTGATAAAACAGGCACATTAACAAAAGGTGTTCCTGCCGTTACAGACCTCATCACAATTAATGGTGATGAAAGGCATCTTCTCCAAATTACGGCTGCCATTGAGAAAGGGTCACAGCATCCCCTTGCTTCTGCAATTATGAAAAAAGCAGAAGAAATAGGCGCTGATTTTACCGGGCTGGACATAGAGGATTTCACCTCTATTACCGGAAAGGGAATAAAAGCCGCAGTGAATGGTGTCCTCTATTATGCCGGAAGCCCCAATCTGTTTGAAGAGCTTCATAACGGCATGGAAAGCACGATTCAAAAGCAAATAGCAGAACTGCAGATCCAGGGTAAAACCGTAATGATCCTGGGGACAGCAAGCGAAATCCTCTTATTAATAGCTGTTGCGGATGAAATACGAGAGCATTCGAAAACGGTCATCAGCAAGCTAAATGATATGGGAATTAAAACGGTAATGCTGACAGGCGACAATCACAGAACGGCTTTGGAGATCGGAAAGCAGGCCGGCGTTTCCGAGATAAAAGCGGATTTGCTGCCGCAGGATAAACTGGCTGTTATTAAAGAGCTTCGTGCCGGCCATCAAAGTGTGGCAATGGTCGGGGATGGCGTCAATGATGCACCTGCACTTGCTGCTGCGTCTGTTGGGGTAGCCATGGGCGGTGCCGGAACCGATACTGCACTCGAAACAGCGGATATTGCGCTAATGTCTGATGACTTGAGCAAATTGCCTTATACGATTAAACTCAGCCAAAAAGCGTTAGGGATCATAAAACAAAACATTACGTTCTCACTCGGAATCAAGGCGCTGGCTTTATTGCTGGTGGTTCCAGGCTGGCTGACTTTATGGATTGCCATTTTCGCGGACATGGGAGCAACCCTGCTGGTCACCTTGAATAGCCTGCGGCTTTTCAAAATAAAGTGA
- a CDS encoding potassium channel family protein: MKKQYAVFGLGRFGGSLVKEFHELGVQVLAIDVDQEKVNQYAQFVTYAVQINGIDEEAIKQTGIKNIDHAFVSFGENIESSILTSLLLKELGIPKVWAKAHNEYHARVLEKIGVDRVIHPERDMAKRIAHHIVSEKMIDYIELSEDYSMVEMVATNKIANKSLSELNIRAKYGCNIVGIQRGKEIIVTPPAEEVILKGDVLIVMGHNKGIGRFERHGV, translated from the coding sequence ATGAAAAAACAGTATGCTGTATTTGGTTTAGGCCGCTTTGGCGGCAGTCTTGTAAAAGAATTCCATGAATTGGGCGTGCAAGTGCTTGCGATTGATGTGGATCAGGAGAAAGTGAATCAATATGCACAGTTTGTGACATATGCCGTTCAAATCAATGGCATTGATGAAGAGGCCATAAAACAGACGGGAATCAAAAATATCGATCATGCATTTGTGTCCTTTGGTGAAAACATTGAATCCAGCATATTGACATCATTGCTGTTAAAAGAATTGGGTATCCCAAAGGTGTGGGCGAAGGCACATAATGAGTATCATGCCCGAGTGCTCGAAAAAATTGGCGTTGATCGCGTGATTCATCCGGAACGGGATATGGCAAAGCGGATTGCTCACCATATTGTTTCAGAAAAGATGATTGATTATATTGAGCTGTCTGAAGATTACAGTATGGTGGAGATGGTGGCCACAAATAAAATTGCCAACAAATCTCTATCAGAATTGAATATACGGGCTAAGTATGGCTGTAATATCGTGGGGATTCAGCGCGGGAAGGAAATAATCGTTACTCCGCCTGCTGAAGAAGTCATTTTAAAGGGAGACGTCCTAATTGTAATGGGACACAATAAAGGGATTGGCAGGTTTGAAAGACACGGCGTATAA
- a CDS encoding DUF1450 domain-containing protein yields MKLINKLFSKQKTSSIEFCQRNLDEFLKEDSLTEFNQFLSQKNIIYKEYECQSKCKECRLSPYAVVDGKLIAAEHSDELLIKLKEEVKK; encoded by the coding sequence ATGAAACTCATCAACAAACTATTCTCAAAGCAAAAAACATCTTCTATTGAATTTTGCCAGCGGAATCTGGATGAATTTTTAAAAGAAGATAGTTTAACTGAATTTAATCAATTCCTGAGCCAGAAGAATATTATTTATAAAGAATACGAATGCCAGAGCAAATGTAAAGAATGCAGGCTATCCCCCTATGCTGTAGTGGACGGAAAACTGATAGCAGCAGAGCATTCCGATGAATTATTAATAAAACTGAAAGAAGAAGTAAAGAAATAA
- a CDS encoding GNAT family N-acetyltransferase has translation MIKEINIKDRTAAEQVLSVQLPAYKIEAEIIGCPDLPPLKDTAATLQITGETFFGYFIVEKLCGAISFKEKNDILDIHRLIVHPEHFRKGIAQKLLNFIERRQMIKKMVVTTGSKNTPAVAFYLKNGFREVEKIDINESLTISAFEKYLYN, from the coding sequence ATGATTAAGGAAATAAATATTAAAGACCGAACAGCCGCTGAGCAGGTTCTAAGCGTGCAGCTGCCTGCGTATAAAATTGAGGCTGAAATCATTGGATGTCCTGATTTACCGCCTTTGAAAGATACTGCTGCTACTCTGCAAATTACCGGAGAGACCTTCTTTGGGTACTTTATTGTAGAAAAATTATGCGGTGCGATTTCCTTTAAAGAGAAGAATGATATTTTAGATATTCACAGACTGATTGTACATCCTGAACATTTTAGGAAGGGAATTGCACAAAAGCTGCTGAACTTCATTGAACGGAGGCAGATGATAAAAAAAATGGTTGTCACAACCGGCTCCAAGAATACTCCAGCTGTCGCATTTTATCTGAAGAATGGATTTAGAGAGGTTGAAAAAATTGACATAAATGAATCACTGACTATTTCTGCTTTTGAAAAATATTTATACAATTGA
- a CDS encoding DUF3896 family protein, with protein sequence MNYLEIKKKLEAAKQELEIKMQNQAASESEKETLQKRIENYEYMIELTDMNHFERGNIIS encoded by the coding sequence ATGAACTATTTAGAAATAAAGAAGAAGCTGGAGGCTGCAAAGCAAGAACTGGAGATCAAAATGCAGAATCAGGCTGCATCAGAGAGTGAAAAGGAAACCCTGCAGAAAAGGATTGAGAACTACGAGTATATGATTGAATTGACGGATATGAATCACTTTGAAAGAGGGAATATAATCAGTTAG
- a CDS encoding GNAT family N-acetyltransferase: MNLKYEVITENNISLCRDLCNELMAFQKSKAHITPERFDSMNFETRMVPSVKSAIHNYIVIVKDDEEVVGYVYSNVSPKEAYSNDFATFFDLSSVEKDNVGCLSQFFIKDGYRQYGIGSVLFNMSMEWLSQFKEVEDYFIYVSNGNADALEFYTQKGFTVSHDILDGFITVLRK; the protein is encoded by the coding sequence ATGAATCTAAAATATGAAGTGATAACAGAAAACAATATCAGCCTTTGCCGGGATTTATGCAATGAGCTGATGGCTTTCCAGAAATCAAAGGCACATATAACACCTGAGCGTTTTGACAGCATGAATTTTGAAACAAGGATGGTTCCATCAGTAAAATCTGCTATACATAATTATATTGTGATCGTTAAGGATGATGAAGAAGTCGTCGGCTATGTCTATTCCAATGTTTCTCCTAAGGAAGCCTACTCCAATGATTTCGCAACTTTTTTTGATTTATCTTCAGTGGAGAAAGACAATGTTGGCTGCTTATCACAATTTTTTATTAAAGATGGCTACCGGCAATACGGAATTGGGTCCGTGCTTTTTAACATGTCAATGGAATGGTTAAGTCAATTTAAAGAAGTGGAAGATTATTTTATTTATGTGTCAAATGGGAATGCAGATGCCCTTGAATTTTATACACAGAAGGGATTTACTGTGAGTCACGATATTCTGGACGGCTTTATTACAGTTTTGCGAAAATAG
- a CDS encoding dicarboxylate/amino acid:cation symporter, with the protein MKLSTKIIIALIAGGITGLLINLFAPGIFPELDMFVFTPLGKIFLNLINMLVVPIVFFSITLGTAGLGDPKKLGRIGVKTISYFLVTTSIAIIIGLALASIIQPGNVGEFDVTNVEYESKEAPPVSETLLNIIPTNPVKAFTEGNMLQIITFSIFVGFALTMLGNKTKGILNLIEQGNDIMMYLVNLVMKFAPYGTFGLIVSAVGSQGLDAIKAMGLYMIVVVLALLVHAIITYGGSIALIAKRNPLTFFKGFAPAMGVAFSTSSSNATLPISMSTAQKNLKVPESISSFVQPLGATINMDGTAIMQGVATIFIAQVFNVDLSLTQLITVVLTAVLASVGTAGVPGVGLIMLAMVLNSVNLPVEGIALIIGIDRLLDMTRTAVNITGDAACAVIVAETEAKKETVKA; encoded by the coding sequence ATGAAATTATCTACTAAAATTATTATTGCTTTGATTGCAGGGGGAATTACAGGCCTACTGATTAATTTGTTTGCGCCTGGAATATTTCCTGAGCTTGACATGTTTGTGTTTACACCGCTTGGAAAAATCTTTTTAAACTTAATCAACATGCTGGTTGTCCCGATTGTATTCTTTTCCATCACTCTTGGTACAGCTGGTCTTGGTGATCCAAAGAAATTAGGAAGAATAGGTGTCAAAACGATATCGTACTTTTTAGTTACTACCAGTATTGCAATAATCATAGGATTAGCATTAGCATCCATTATCCAGCCGGGAAATGTTGGCGAATTTGACGTAACAAACGTGGAGTATGAATCTAAAGAAGCTCCACCTGTCTCTGAAACCTTATTAAATATTATTCCAACCAATCCGGTGAAAGCCTTCACAGAAGGAAATATGCTGCAGATCATCACGTTCTCTATTTTCGTCGGCTTTGCCTTAACAATGCTAGGCAATAAAACGAAAGGTATTTTAAACCTGATTGAACAGGGCAATGACATAATGATGTACCTTGTTAATCTGGTTATGAAATTTGCGCCATATGGAACATTCGGACTTATTGTTTCTGCTGTTGGAAGCCAGGGTCTCGATGCTATTAAGGCAATGGGACTTTATATGATTGTGGTGGTTCTTGCCCTTCTTGTCCATGCCATTATCACCTATGGCGGTTCAATCGCACTCATTGCAAAAAGAAATCCATTAACCTTCTTTAAGGGATTTGCACCTGCCATGGGAGTAGCGTTCAGTACTTCAAGCAGTAATGCCACATTGCCGATTTCCATGAGTACTGCCCAAAAGAATCTGAAAGTTCCTGAATCAATCAGCAGCTTTGTGCAGCCGCTGGGTGCGACTATAAACATGGATGGAACAGCCATCATGCAGGGTGTTGCTACTATATTTATCGCACAGGTATTTAATGTGGATTTATCACTCACACAGCTTATCACGGTTGTGCTTACGGCAGTTCTTGCCAGCGTTGGTACTGCAGGTGTGCCTGGTGTCGGTCTGATCATGCTTGCGATGGTTCTTAACTCAGTTAACCTGCCGGTTGAAGGTATCGCATTAATCATCGGTATTGACCGTCTGCTTGATATGACGCGAACAGCTGTCAATATTACTGGCGACGCGGCATGTGCAGTTATTGTCGCAGAAACAGAAGCAAAGAAAGAGACTGTTAAAGCCTGA
- a CDS encoding TrkH family potassium uptake protein, whose protein sequence is MRRLSQSYCWIKMNPAQLLSVGFLILIGIGTLLLMLPFATKDRHHLSFMDAFFEATSAVCVTGLVVVDTQTTFTVFGQIVLMVLIQVGGLGFMTIGVLIAIMLGKNIGLKGRLMIQESLNQLSIEGMVRLVKFVAGFTIIAESMGAIILAIRWSSDFGYPRSIYYGIFHSVSAFNNAGFDIMGQFRSVTEYAGDFTVIMTLSTLLIIGGIGYFVVLDVKRSRSVKKLSLHTKLVLLMTLVLNFLGSVFIFALEFNNPGTLADLPLKDKLLGAYFHGVVPRTAGFNSLNTGELTLGSQLVTMLLMFIGGGSGGTAGGIKVTTFVLIFLAVRALIKEEDEVSLMGRRIPKDLIVRAFTITVYSIGFIFFILFILSITENAPLNVLLFEVISAFGTVGMSMGLTPELSAIGKGIIAFMMFAGRVGPITIAFALARRKGKAKYKYAEEKIMIG, encoded by the coding sequence ATGAGGAGATTGAGTCAATCCTATTGCTGGATTAAAATGAATCCGGCACAGTTGCTTTCAGTTGGTTTCTTAATCTTAATTGGTATCGGCACACTGCTGCTGATGCTTCCTTTCGCTACAAAAGACAGACATCATTTATCTTTTATGGATGCATTTTTCGAGGCGACTTCCGCTGTATGTGTAACCGGACTGGTGGTTGTGGATACTCAAACCACGTTTACTGTATTTGGACAGATTGTATTAATGGTCCTTATACAGGTTGGCGGTCTTGGTTTTATGACAATTGGGGTTCTCATTGCCATCATGCTTGGAAAAAACATTGGGTTGAAAGGCAGGCTGATGATCCAGGAATCTTTAAATCAGCTTTCAATCGAAGGAATGGTCAGGCTGGTCAAATTCGTTGCCGGCTTTACGATCATTGCTGAATCGATGGGAGCAATAATTCTTGCCATCCGCTGGTCGTCTGATTTCGGATACCCACGTTCAATATATTATGGCATTTTTCATTCAGTTTCTGCCTTTAATAATGCGGGGTTCGATATAATGGGCCAATTCAGGAGCGTTACTGAATATGCCGGCGATTTTACGGTCATTATGACGCTCAGCACCCTGCTGATAATCGGGGGAATTGGCTATTTTGTTGTTCTTGATGTGAAAAGAAGCAGGAGTGTTAAGAAACTCTCTTTGCATACAAAATTGGTCCTTCTGATGACTCTGGTTCTAAATTTTCTGGGTTCAGTATTTATCTTTGCGCTGGAATTTAATAACCCCGGGACACTTGCCGATTTGCCTTTAAAAGACAAACTGCTGGGAGCATACTTTCATGGTGTAGTACCGAGAACCGCTGGCTTTAATTCATTGAATACTGGTGAATTAACACTGGGTTCACAGCTGGTAACAATGCTGCTCATGTTCATTGGAGGGGGATCCGGCGGTACTGCAGGCGGCATTAAAGTGACTACCTTTGTCTTGATTTTCCTTGCAGTCCGGGCGCTGATAAAGGAAGAAGATGAAGTAAGCCTGATGGGAAGGCGAATTCCTAAGGATCTGATTGTCAGGGCCTTTACGATAACCGTCTATTCAATAGGATTTATTTTCTTTATCTTATTTATTTTATCCATAACTGAAAATGCTCCATTGAACGTCCTTTTATTCGAAGTAATTTCGGCTTTTGGCACGGTAGGGATGTCGATGGGGCTGACACCCGAATTAAGTGCAATAGGTAAAGGGATCATTGCATTTATGATGTTTGCAGGCAGAGTAGGGCCGATCACAATCGCTTTTGCACTTGCCCGAAGAAAAGGAAAGGCCAAATACAAATATGCTGAAGAGAAAATCATGATTGGCTAG
- a CDS encoding ArsR/SmtB family transcription factor encodes MGSKDTCDIYCFDEEKVNRIQGELVKEDLSGAAQLFKALADENRAKISYALTRDEELCVCDIANIIGATVATASHHLRTLHKQGIVKFRKEGKLAFYSLDDDHIRQLMMIALAHRNEVKANV; translated from the coding sequence TTGGGCTCTAAAGATACATGCGATATTTACTGCTTTGACGAAGAAAAAGTGAACCGCATTCAGGGGGAACTGGTAAAGGAAGATCTATCAGGGGCTGCCCAATTATTTAAGGCTCTTGCTGATGAGAACAGGGCAAAGATTTCATATGCACTGACCCGGGATGAAGAGCTGTGTGTCTGTGATATTGCCAATATCATTGGCGCAACAGTGGCAACGGCATCCCACCATTTGCGGACATTGCATAAGCAGGGAATTGTTAAGTTCCGGAAAGAAGGGAAATTGGCATTCTATTCATTGGATGATGATCATATCAGGCAATTAATGATGATTGCACTTGCACACAGAAATGAGGTGAAAGCCAATGTCTGA
- a CDS encoding serine hydrolase domain-containing protein: MLIDKKLRSVINNVGFSGVVLMKEKENNLLQLAEGYADRANETPNNPGTRFGIASGCKIFTAVGICQLVEKGILSFETRLNDVLENVFPFFDETITIHHLLTHSSGVPDYFDESVMDDFEELWKERPMYLLNHLRDFLPMFQNKKMMFKPGEKFHYNNAGYILLGLIIEKMTGLSFQDYIQSHIFEPCGMKNSDYFRFDSLPENTAIGYIDNEEDGTWRTNIYSLPVRGGSDGGAYVTAQDMILFWEALCTSKLISEEYTEKLMTPHVQADENEYYGYGLWIIKKNEVIFKYHLMGYDPGVSFHSAYYPQSEITIAVTSNKSYGPFTIMEEIEKDL, from the coding sequence ATGTTAATTGATAAAAAGTTACGTTCTGTAATTAATAATGTTGGTTTTTCTGGTGTTGTACTTATGAAAGAAAAGGAGAATAATCTCCTTCAACTAGCAGAAGGGTATGCAGATAGAGCAAATGAAACCCCCAATAATCCAGGTACCAGGTTTGGCATCGCCTCAGGATGTAAAATTTTTACGGCGGTAGGCATTTGTCAATTAGTCGAGAAGGGAATCCTATCATTCGAAACAAGGCTTAATGATGTATTGGAGAATGTTTTTCCTTTCTTTGATGAGACTATTACGATTCATCATCTGTTAACCCATTCATCTGGGGTGCCTGACTATTTTGATGAATCAGTTATGGATGATTTTGAAGAGCTGTGGAAAGAAAGGCCAATGTACCTATTGAATCATCTTAGAGACTTTCTTCCTATGTTCCAAAATAAAAAAATGATGTTTAAGCCGGGGGAGAAATTCCATTATAATAATGCCGGATATATACTATTGGGATTAATAATAGAGAAGATGACTGGACTGAGTTTCCAGGATTATATCCAGTCTCATATTTTTGAACCATGTGGAATGAAGAATTCAGACTATTTCCGATTCGACAGTCTCCCTGAGAATACAGCAATTGGTTATATAGATAATGAAGAGGATGGGACATGGAGAACCAATATTTATTCATTGCCCGTCAGAGGCGGTTCTGATGGAGGAGCCTATGTTACTGCTCAGGATATGATCTTATTTTGGGAAGCATTGTGTACGTCTAAGCTTATAAGCGAGGAGTATACTGAAAAGCTTATGACCCCGCATGTTCAAGCAGATGAGAATGAGTATTACGGCTACGGTTTATGGATCATCAAGAAAAACGAAGTTATTTTCAAGTATCACCTCATGGGCTATGACCCGGGTGTCAGCTTTCATTCTGCCTATTATCCACAAAGCGAAATAACCATTGCGGTGACATCAAATAAATCATATGGGCCCTTTACAATAATGGAAGAGATAGAAAAAGATCTTTAG